GCTCTAAGGTTATATGATCATTTCCTTCCCCATACCACCTAAAGACCATCTTCATCCCCTTATCCCTCCCTTAAAACCTCTTCTAGGGTCTTCTTAACAGCACCTGGACCAGATATCATCTTCTTGAAATAACCTTCTATCTTTTTGCCTAAACCAACCTCATACAGATTAACCCTAAATAGCTGAGGACTAGAAAGTATAGGCTTTAGAGCATCTTTAACAGAATCAGGATCACCGAACTTAACTGAAGAAACATATCCCCTTAAAGCTTCTAACAATGGATCAGGGCTTAACTCCATTCTCTTACCTTCGTCGTCTATACCCATCAGATACCTACACCAGCCAGCTATAACCAAGGGTATATATTTTAACTCTTTAACATCCAAGTCTGGCCTCTCATGATAAGATCTTATGGTCTCTCCAAACCTTATAGGAACCTTTTGAGAAGTATCAGTTGCAATTCTCTGTGGAGTATCAGGCATATAAGGATTAGGAAGTCTCTCCTTTATAACTTCCTCTAAAAAGCTCTTAGGGCTTATTATCTTTGGATCAACAACAACTTTCATACCTTCCTCCCCAACGCCTTCTACAAGCTTCGCCAAAAGAGGATCTTTCATTTCATCAGCTATAGTTTTATAGCCTAAAAGGCAACCAAAAACAGCTAAAGAAGTATGAAGTGGGTTAAGACAAGCGGTAACTTTCATCCTCTCAGATTTCTCCACTGTTTCCCTATCAGTTAAAAATACATTTCTATCGCTTCCCTCCAGGGCTGGTCTTCCATTGGGGAAACTATCTTCTATAACCAGATATTGCGCTCTTTCCATATTCACAAAAGGAGCTATAAAGGTCTTCTTATCAGTTACACATATGTCCATATCAACCAACCCAAGCCCTTCAAGATGTTTTTTGATAACTTCTGATGGCCTCGGGACTATCTTATCTATCATGCTCCAGGGGAAT
This DNA window, taken from Synergistota bacterium, encodes the following:
- a CDS encoding mannitol dehydrogenase family protein codes for the protein MLRLSLDGIKDKKSWLDKGFSLPKFDIERVRERTLKAPKLIHFGAGNIFRGFIAGIVQNMIESGKEDTGVIGVELFDYEIIDKIYYPYDNLCIAITINSDGTLEKKVVGSIVCGFKGDPLYEDWNSLKEMFRSPSLQIVSLTITEKGYNLEDQEGKLYPIVLEDMKNGPVMPKSSMGKVTSLLYERFKAGRLPVAMLSLDNFSKNGEKLYSSVYKIAEEWVKGKMVEEAFLNYINKEVAFPWSMIDKIVPRPSEVIKKHLEGLGLVDMDICVTDKKTFIAPFVNMERAQYLVIEDSFPNGRPALEGSDRNVFLTDRETVEKSERMKVTACLNPLHTSLAVFGCLLGYKTIADEMKDPLLAKLVEGVGEEGMKVVVDPKIISPKSFLEEVIKERLPNPYMPDTPQRIATDTSQKVPIRFGETIRSYHERPDLDVKELKYIPLVIAGWCRYLMGIDDEGKRMELSPDPLLEALRGYVSSVKFGDPDSVKDALKPILSSPQLFRVNLYEVGLGKKIEGYFKKMISGPGAVKKTLEEVLREG